From the Lactobacillus sp. PV034 genome, the window CAGTGATTAATTATATTATTAGTATCTTACCTTCACTTTTTTCAGGTGCTTGGTTAACTTTAGAGATCTTTTTTTGGACAACTGTTCTAGCTATTCCTTTAGGTATTATTGTTGCCCTAGGTTTACTGTCAAAAATTAAACCTTTAGAAGTAATATTACGTTTTTATATTTGGATTATGCGTGGAACTCCACTCTTATTACAATTAATCTTTATTTTTTATGGCTTACCAACTGTCGGGATAGTTTTTCCCCGTTATGAATCAGCTTTAATTGCTTTTGTAATTAATTATGCAGCTTACTTTGCAGAAATCTTCCGTGGCGGCTTACAAGCAATTCCTAAGGGACAATTAGAGGCAGCTGAGGTGTTAGGCC encodes:
- a CDS encoding amino acid ABC transporter permease: MINYIISILPSLFSGAWLTLEIFFWTTVLAIPLGIIVALGLLSKIKPLEVILRFYIWIMRGTPLLLQLIFIFYGLPTVGIVFPRYESALIAFVINYAAYFAEIFRGGLQAIPKGQLEAAEVLGLSSWQRFHRIIQPQLFKIVLPSIGNELINLVKDSSLVYVIGLWDLLRAGNVATARDVSLVPLVLVGILYLVLTGVLTFILAKVEKKYNAWK